The Oligoflexus sp. sequence CGTCCTTGATCAGCGGGAAAACGGCCTCACGCATCTGCGCATACTGAGCCGCAAGGATGGAACGCAGCGGGACATTCCCTTCCAGGAAGCCGCCTATGTGGTCTCGCCCTATATCAATGCTGAGTACGATACCAAGGATTATCTTTACGCCTATCAATCCCTGACCAAACCCAACACGGTCTACGCCTGGGACTTCACCACCCAGCAAAGCCGTGAAATCAAGCAGTCCAAGGTCAATAACTACGATCCCAATCTTTACCAGACCGAACGCGTGCTGGTGAAAGTGCGGGACGGCGTCAGCGTTCCGATGTCGCTCGTCTATAAAAAAGGCCTGCAGAAGAACGGCAGGAACCCGACCCTGATCTATGGCTACGGCTCGTACGGCATTTCCATGGAACCCAGCTTCCGCTCAGCCCGCGCCAGCCTTCTGGATCGTGGCTTCGTCTTCGCCATCGCGCATATCCGCGGTGGTTCGGAAATGGGCCGCGCCTGGTATGAAAATGGCAAGCTTTTGAACAAGAAGAACACCTTCAACGACTTCATCGACTGCAGCCAGTGGCTCGTTGATCAGGGCTTCACCTCGGCTGATCACCTTTATGCCCAGGGCGGCAGCGCCGGCGGGCTTTTGATGGGGGCGATCGTCAACATGCGGCCCGAGCTTTATAAGGGCGTGATCGCGCAGGTGCCTTTTGTGGATGTGGTGAGTTCGATGCTGGATGAAAGCATTCCGCTGACCACCGGCGAATACGATGAATGGGGTGATCCGCGGAAGAAGGAATTCTATAGTTACATGAAGTCCTATTCACCCTATGACAACGTCAAGGATCAGAAGTATCCGAACATGCTGGTAACGACGGGACTGCATGATTCCCAAGTGCAGTACTGGGAGCCTGCAAAATGGGTCGCACGCCTGCGTGAACACAACAAGGCGCCGACCTCCATCCTCCTGCGCACCAACCTGACTGCAGGACACGGGGGAGCGTCGGGGCGCTTTGCAGTGATCAAGGAGCTGGCGCAGGAATACGCGTTTCTTCTGAAACTGGAAGGTCAGACGATTTAAGTCCGCAGATACCTCTCTTTGAATTTTTGGAGCGCTGGCCTGCGGGTCATCCGCTCCCGATACTCCAAAAGCCCGGTATCCAGGCCGGGCGCCTCCAGGCTTTTCGCCCAACCGATCAAAGACGTCATGAAAATATCAACCAACTGAAAATTTTCACCGAGCACATAGGGACGAGCCTGCATGTGCGACGAGAAAATGCGACACGACGCGGCAAAGCTCTCCATGGCCTGGGGAATGATGGCCGGCACGCGCTGCGCCTCGGGCATGAGCACCGTATTCCGCATCACCAGCCAAAGGTGGGCTTCCATCTCTGTCAGAGCAAAGGACATCCACTGATCATGCGTACCGCGTGCCCGCGATCCGGCCGTCGGTATAAGGCTGCGGTCGGGATACTGATCCGCGAGCCAGGTGCAGATCGCAGCGGTTTCCGCGAGGCTGTAATTATCCACGCTGATGCTGGGAACTTTCCCGAAGGGATTGATGCGCCAGTAATCGGGTTGATGATGCTCGCCCTTCCTGGGGTCCACCGAATGAAGTTCGGCGGGCACATCCAGTTCTTCCAGCAGCCAGAGCACGCGCATCGCACGGGTCATTGGCGTTCCATAGACTTTGATCACGTTCGACTCCTTTGGGGCACGTTCAGGCTTTCCATATCCACCACCAGCTCCCGCATGACTTTTTCCAAATGCTGCCACTGGTCCTGATCCAGGCTGGCAAAGAGCGCGATCAGAAAGCTCTGCATGCGTTCCCGTGAGTCCTTGCGGAAACGCAGGTGCTCAGGATCCCGGAAACTGCCCTCGGGCTCAGCCGACCGCCGCAGGGCGGTGACGATCAGGTCGCGATCGTGTTTTTTCAACAGCTCGATCCAAAATTCCCGCGAGCGGCGTTTCTGCTTCAGCGTTTCGGTCAGCGTGGCCCGATTCCAGCCTAATTTTTCCACCATCATCGCCTTCTGATCTTTCCGCATTTTGCCGATCCAGAATTTATAGCTGGCGGCGGCGTCATCCACGAAGTCCTCGAACTCCTCGGGGAAATCGCTGTCGCTGCGTTCCAGGAGTTTGGCGAGTTTTCGATCGTTCTTCCCGAGTTTTTCTTCCAGATGCTCGATCTGTTCCGCATCGAGCTGCTTCAAAAGAAGGGCCATCGGCGGCGTAAATCGTTCGGTGACCTCGGTCCGCCACACTTCAACGCGCTTCACCCAGCCTTCAAAAGTTTTGACATCGATCCGGCGCGCAGCCACGGCTTTTTGAACATCGCGCAAAAGATCGGTGATGGCCGGCAAACGCTCGGCCTTCAGCCAGTCTATGGTTTCATGCACAGGGATTTTGATGCTTTTTTCCTGGGCGCCGGTCAGGTCCAGATAGCTGTCCATCTGATAGACGACAAGCCAGTCCAGGTTATTGAAGATCATGCGCTTATAGGCGCAGCCACTGAATATAAGGATGGGCAGGATAAAACCAAGGCAGCGCACGACGACACCGGCCACGGTTTTGCGGGGAAAACGCCAAAAATTCACGGAAATGCTCCATACCCAGAGTGTGATCCGGGGGCCATTATAGGCGAAAAGGCCGCGCGCGGCGACCGCTTTTCCTCTTTTCTCGTTTGGAATTCAGCGCGGGTAAAATCCAAAAGCCCTGTGGATGGCGGCTTCCAGATACTTTTCGGGGCATATCACCCAGTGAATGCGCTTATCAAAAAAGCGGGACATCTGCTCCGTCAAAACTTCAAGCGAAGTCTGGGCATGCGTGGCTATGGTAATACCCGCAGAATCCTCGCAGATCGGCAGGCACTGCCATTGCAGGCAGCGGGCATGGCTCAGGCGTATCAGCAGTTTTGGGTCCAAAAAATCCTCGGGCAGCTGCGCATAAAAGGGCAGCTGCGTGGCTTCCGTGGGCACGCCCATGGTCGCTCGATCCCGCTGTGATGGGCGCTTGCGATCCTGCATGACTCAGACCTTTCCCGGATCCCCCGGCTGACGCCGTCCTGGTTTCAAAAGCTGTCAAGTGGCGATCGGATCTTTTGGGGTTTTTCTCAAGCCGGGCGGAAATCCTTCGCGATTTCCGCAGCCTGAAATAGGCTATTTTTCCAGGATCAGGGGCTGGTCTGCAGGAACTTCACGCGCTGCGCGTCACCGTTCACGCAGTCATAGATCTGGGCTCCGGCGCCATCGGACAGCGATATCGCTTCGATGTCCACGCAGCGGTTGCTGCCCATGTTTCGCATGTAGAAGAATCCAGCGCCGTCGGACTGAATGGTGTGCAGCATGGAACCGTTGTCCACGCAGCTTGTCTGAATGATAAAGGTTCCGTTCTGCGTGCCGTTGGCATCGGCCGCGAGACACTTGCCGGTCGCAAGGTTCTGGATCCAGTTGCCGTTGACGCGTTCGATCAGTCGGAACTTTTGAAGGTTCGACATCGTGCAGGGCATCTGCCGGAGACGCGCGCCATCATTCAGGCTGCCGCTTTCCACATCGAGGCACTTGCCGCTATGTTTATACTGAATGCTAAAGCCGATCAGATCATTTTTCAGTTTATCCATGGCGCGGCGGCTTTCGGCGTCCTTCTTCTTCATTTCCGTCTCGGCCGCTGCGATCTTGTCATTGGCTTCTTTCACCTGAGCTTCCAATTTCGCCAGCTCAGCGGGATCCGCGCTTCCCGATTTCTGCGCGGCCTCCAATTCCGATAATTTTTTACGCGCGGCTTCGAGTTCGGCCCGGGCCTCGTCCAGCTCGGCGTCGCGCGATGCGTAGGCATCCTGCTCGGAGGGATTGGTGTGCCGAACGGAAAGATCCTGATCCGGCAAGCGGATACGGCTGCGGCTGCCGCCACAGGCTGAGATGAGAATGACAAGCACTCCGACCCACAGAGTCGCATTCTGGCTTTGCATGGGGCAGTCCCCTTTCCTCGGTTGGCGGGTATGCTGCAATCCATAAGCCATTCTCATCTATTCAGCATGATTCGACGTTAATCCATCCGCACTGTCGAAGCTTGACTCACTGTCGCAATAGCTGACAGCTGGTTAAAACAGTAGGGAAAAAGCCGGTAACCAGATCACGGGGGGCGGCCCCCGCTTTTCCTCCTTCAGCCGGAAAAGATAGCTGCTGGAAAGGGCGAGGACATCCCACCAGGCGTGCACGAAGATGCTTTCGCCCAGGGTCCAGTTTCTGTTTTCCTGCAGCCATCCCAGATAAAATCCCATCCCGGCCTGGGCGATCGGCCTTTCGATGGTCGCCGTGTGCGCCAGCGCAAAAACCAGGGCCTGAATGGAATTCGCACCCCATGATGAATTGAGGCCGTCGTAGAGCAGAGGCTGCATGTAGCCGCGGAACAGGGCCTCTTCGGAAACACCCGCATTATAGGAAATCGCGCTGGCATAGAACGCATCGGATCCGCTGTAAGGGTCCCTTTGATAATCGTCTGTCAAGACATTGGGAACGAGAGCCCCAAGGCCCGCAGCAAGCAGCAGGGGCATCCACGTCGTCTTTCGCTGCAGATAGGAAAATTGAAAAGGCGCGGCCAGGAGATCCATCGGCGTTTCCTCCTCTTTCAGAAAACTGAAACGTCCCGACGCGCGATGCGTTTCGACGCCTGTGCGAAATGATTGCCAGGCGCTCAAAGCACCGACCGCTGTGATGTACTGGGAGGCCAGCGATGCCTGCCGCGGCAGCTCTTCATGATTGGTATAATCATCCTGCTGCTCCGAGGACCAGCTTTTCCAATTCATATCATCCTGCGTATCCTTGAGCTTTCTGGCCCGATTCGCGTACCAGACGTTCGCAGAAACCCAGGCCGAGGAATAGGCCAGCCCTGACGTCACGTGTCCCTGCAGGTATTGATCAAAGCCCGGCAGAACCAGGGACGCTAAAGGCCGCCAATAAAGATTAAGCGGCTCGTCCGGGGTTTTTTCGGGTGCGAACCAGCTTTCCGCGGCCTGGAGTCCTGGGTTCACAAGAAGCAGCAGCACGAGGCACATCGCTTTTTTCATGGGTTTCCTTCGAATTCTTACCGGGATTCTTACAGGTTTTCCATATTCGCCAATGCTGCCGGGAAAGGCAAGATTCGAAAACATCATCCATAGGTATTATACAAGGTAATTTTATTGAATAATTGTGGCGCATTAAACTTCATACCGGAACGTAAAAGCGGGTCAGCCCTGCGTATCCCGAAGGATGATCTTATGATGAAAGACCTCAAGGAGACGTTCCATGAAGAAGACAATGTCCGCTAGAATCATGATGGGCCTGCTGGGTGTGACATGCACGCTGGCTGCCTGTGGCAAAAGCGAGTCCAGCTCGGATGACGCCGCCACGACCACAACGACCACCACGACGGCCACGGGAACACTGGCTTTGGTTCCTTCGATTGTTCTGGCTTCGCCCACCGGTTCCACGAGCACGACCACGTTGGCTCTGGCTGATGCCGCGGAAGACAAGCTCGATGTAGAGGATCCCAAGGTCGCCGTCGCAGCTTTGGATCAAGCCTTTGCGAACGCCAAGGATATCAAGGGCTGTCTGGTGGGTCTCGGTCGCATCGCCCGTCCCGATCGCAACACCAATTGCTATGGACCGTCGGTGCTTTATCGCAACCATCCCGATGCCACGAGCGGTGATCCCTCGCCTGCGCATCTGCCTTCCGGTGACCTGGGCGTCTTCGATGCTTCGGAAGCCAATGGCGAAGCCTGCGTTGCGGCGAAAATGAATGAGATGACCGGCAAGATTCGCAAAACCGTCCAGGAGTCTATAGAAACAGGCAAGCGCGCCCTTTGTTTCGCCACCGTTCTGGGCAAGGACCTTCCCACCGAGGAAGGTGAGACTCTGGATCTGACGGCTGATGTGAAAACAGCGCTGGATGCCATCGCCACCGACCTTGGAAAAAAGGGCAAGCTGAGCTTTTCGGCCATCAAGATCACACTCGTGGAAGTCGCCGAAACGGGCAACGTGTTCCAGACCGATGTGCAGGCCGAAGTTCCACGCGGTTCCCTCTGGACTCGCGTCGTGACCAAGAAATACAGCGATACCCACACCAAGGGTTATGTCTGGGGCGTCTTCACCAAAAGCGCGACGGCCACCAATCTTCAGGGTCCTGCTCAGCGTAACGATCCTGAAGTCTTTTCTGTGATCTATGACAAGGAAGGCGACGTCATCAAGTTCGAAGGCACAAAGTCGGCCGCGGAAAGCAATGCGGACAAGACAGCCCTGGAAACGGACAAGGCTTCCCTCTTCGAATCCGACAAGCGGGTGCGCGTGGCCACCACAGGCACCCCCGGTTATGCTCATGTGATGGCGAACATAAATTCCGCAAGCGGCGCGGGAGAAATGGTCTTTATGTGGACCGCCGGTGGCGCGCAGGAAGAGCAAAGAACGCTGCATGCGAAAGTCACAGCGAGTGGCGACACCCGCTCCGGCTGGGGTTACTTCGGCTTCGGTCCGAAGCTCGGCGATTTCCGCACGGCCGTGAAAGCCGGCACCGTATCCGCAACTCAGCAGTCCATCGAGAGGATGATCTGTAACTGGGCTGGTCCCAATAACAACCACACCGGCATCAATTATGCCCAGAAACAGCTGATCAGCTTCAGCACCGATAAGTTCACCGCGACCGCCAACTACGTGGGCTTTGCCGCTCGCAACAACTGCGGTCAGGGTGTGACGGGAGGCTCCTTCGAAGTGGCGAAGGGCAATCCGAACGATACGGTGACCTATGCCGCATGGCCTGCATTCTCACTCCAGGATATCTCGACGGGTGAAGACAAAACCAATCTGCAGTCGGTGAAAAGCCTGCTGCTGGACACGTCTCTCTAAGAATACGAGGCCCAGTTCCAAGACTGGGCCCTTTTCCGTCCTAGGGACGACGCGCATGAAGAGCCATCGGCGCATGCGGTTCCAAAACCTTCTCCGGCCCAGCGATCAATCGTCCCATCACAGCCAGATATTTCCGTGAAGCATGCAGTTTCAAAGGAATCGGCATCACCTTGTCCATCGCGATGAGATCCTGATAATCCTCACGGCGATAATCCTTTTCGGGAATCACGAGCGTCACGGGACAGTCGAGCCAGTTCCGCTCTCTATCGCGGAAGGCGTAATAGGAAAGATGATGGCGATCCAGGGAAATCGCCGGCGTGCGCCTATTCAGAAAATGAAGTTGAGCGACGGCATACCAGCGCGTTCCCGCTAAAAATCCATCCAACGGACAGTGCTCAGGGAGCTTGTGAACGATGGGTTGACGGATGCTCTGAAGTCCCTTGTTCAGATCAGGCCAGAGCGTGAGTTCCATGATCGGTCCGGCTTTCTCTTCCAGCGTGATCACAAGGTTTCGGCGAAAATCCCGGCGGGCCAGCAGCATCGGCAGCACGATGCTGAGAAGGGCGGCCAGGAGCCAGCTGCGTTTGGAACGCGCCAGGTCATCGGCAAAAAGCGCGACGGTTGCCGGCAAAAGCAGCCAAAAGCCGGGCATGATCCAGTGCAAGAGAACGGGTTTGAAAAAACTCGCCGCTGCGATCCAGGCGATCAAAGGCAGACTGCTGCCGAGCAGGATCAGGGGCACGCCCTCGGGAAAGAGTCGGTTTTTTTTCCAAAGCCCATGCACGCTGCGCAGCAGAAGCCAGGCGAACCAGGGCGTGACGAACATGAAAAAGCCCACGAGGATCAGAACACCGCTTTCAAAATTCCAATCGAGCCTGCCGAAACCCTGTTCGACCTGATAGCGAACCGAGGCCCAATCATTCTGAATATTCCACACCCAGACCGGGGTGGTCATGAAAAGCCCAAAAAAGAGGGCATTCAACCAAAAGCTCAGTTCCGCGCGCAAGGTCTGGCGACGCAGCAACAGAAGGGTCAAAGCCAGCCCGAACCCGATCGGCAGCGATTGATATTTAAAGAGCCCGGCCATTCCTAAAAGCACACCGAACCAAAAACCCTGATGCCCGTTGAGCGCGATCTTCTTTCGATACCTCAGCGTCAACCACAGAGCTGCGGTGATGAAGGGATAAAGCCCCGCATCCGGCAGGGCGAAGACACCGAGCAAACCAAAGCCCGGCCAGAGCACGGTCGCGGCGCTGAGCAGCATGAAATCGCGCGGTCCCCATCCCGGGTGGACTTCACGCAGGCAGAGCAGAAGAAAGAAAGACGCGAGGGTATGCATGACAGGAATCAGGAGCCGCACAGCCAGCAGCCCCGCGCCCCACTTGGCGCTCAGGGCCGTGATCCAGGCGATGCCGGGCGGGTGATCGTAGTAACTCAGCTGCAGCTTTTGCCCCCAGTCCCAGTAGTACGCTTCATCGTTGCTTAAGGGAAAATACGCGGCAAGCCAGAGGTGAAACAGAAAGCCGAGCCAAAGGATCAGAAGGGCCAGCGTCCAGCCGGTTCCAGCGGCCAGGCGTTCGATCACTGCATCTTTCCAGGTTCTTTTGATCAATCCCGAAGCTCCCCATTTTTTTGCCGGGAACGAAAACGTCTGCTAGCCCGCCGCCTGCCCAGCGTGACGGAGTCGGGCCGCCCTTTCCAGGGTAAAAAACTCTTTCCCAAAAGTCGGGCATCGGCTACTGTGAG is a genomic window containing:
- a CDS encoding RICIN domain-containing protein, whose product is MQSQNATLWVGVLVILISACGGSRSRIRLPDQDLSVRHTNPSEQDAYASRDAELDEARAELEAARKKLSELEAAQKSGSADPAELAKLEAQVKEANDKIAAAETEMKKKDAESRRAMDKLKNDLIGFSIQYKHSGKCLDVESGSLNDGARLRQMPCTMSNLQKFRLIERVNGNWIQNLATGKCLAADANGTQNGTFIIQTSCVDNGSMLHTIQSDGAGFFYMRNMGSNRCVDIEAISLSDGAGAQIYDCVNGDAQRVKFLQTSP
- a CDS encoding CPBP family intramembrane glutamic endopeptidase; translation: MKKAMCLVLLLLVNPGLQAAESWFAPEKTPDEPLNLYWRPLASLVLPGFDQYLQGHVTSGLAYSSAWVSANVWYANRARKLKDTQDDMNWKSWSSEQQDDYTNHEELPRQASLASQYITAVGALSAWQSFRTGVETHRASGRFSFLKEEETPMDLLAAPFQFSYLQRKTTWMPLLLAAGLGALVPNVLTDDYQRDPYSGSDAFYASAISYNAGVSEEALFRGYMQPLLYDGLNSSWGANSIQALVFALAHTATIERPIAQAGMGFYLGWLQENRNWTLGESIFVHAWWDVLALSSSYLFRLKEEKRGPPPVIWLPAFSLLF
- a CDS encoding DUF6279 family lipoprotein → MNFWRFPRKTVAGVVVRCLGFILPILIFSGCAYKRMIFNNLDWLVVYQMDSYLDLTGAQEKSIKIPVHETIDWLKAERLPAITDLLRDVQKAVAARRIDVKTFEGWVKRVEVWRTEVTERFTPPMALLLKQLDAEQIEHLEEKLGKNDRKLAKLLERSDSDFPEEFEDFVDDAAASYKFWIGKMRKDQKAMMVEKLGWNRATLTETLKQKRRSREFWIELLKKHDRDLIVTALRRSAEPEGSFRDPEHLRFRKDSRERMQSFLIALFASLDQDQWQHLEKVMRELVVDMESLNVPQRSRT
- a CDS encoding glutathione S-transferase family protein, producing MIKVYGTPMTRAMRVLWLLEELDVPAELHSVDPRKGEHHQPDYWRINPFGKVPSISVDNYSLAETAAICTWLADQYPDRSLIPTAGSRARGTHDQWMSFALTEMEAHLWLVMRNTVLMPEAQRVPAIIPQAMESFAASCRIFSSHMQARPYVLGENFQLVDIFMTSLIGWAKSLEAPGLDTGLLEYRERMTRRPALQKFKERYLRT
- a CDS encoding prolyl oligopeptidase family serine peptidase produces the protein VLDQRENGLTHLRILSRKDGTQRDIPFQEAAYVVSPYINAEYDTKDYLYAYQSLTKPNTVYAWDFTTQQSREIKQSKVNNYDPNLYQTERVLVKVRDGVSVPMSLVYKKGLQKNGRNPTLIYGYGSYGISMEPSFRSARASLLDRGFVFAIAHIRGGSEMGRAWYENGKLLNKKNTFNDFIDCSQWLVDQGFTSADHLYAQGGSAGGLLMGAIVNMRPELYKGVIAQVPFVDVVSSMLDESIPLTTGEYDEWGDPRKKEFYSYMKSYSPYDNVKDQKYPNMLVTTGLHDSQVQYWEPAKWVARLREHNKAPTSILLRTNLTAGHGGASGRFAVIKELAQEYAFLLKLEGQTI
- a CDS encoding ArnT family glycosyltransferase; amino-acid sequence: MIKRTWKDAVIERLAAGTGWTLALLILWLGFLFHLWLAAYFPLSNDEAYYWDWGQKLQLSYYDHPPGIAWITALSAKWGAGLLAVRLLIPVMHTLASFFLLLCLREVHPGWGPRDFMLLSAATVLWPGFGLLGVFALPDAGLYPFITAALWLTLRYRKKIALNGHQGFWFGVLLGMAGLFKYQSLPIGFGLALTLLLLRRQTLRAELSFWLNALFFGLFMTTPVWVWNIQNDWASVRYQVEQGFGRLDWNFESGVLILVGFFMFVTPWFAWLLLRSVHGLWKKNRLFPEGVPLILLGSSLPLIAWIAAASFFKPVLLHWIMPGFWLLLPATVALFADDLARSKRSWLLAALLSIVLPMLLARRDFRRNLVITLEEKAGPIMELTLWPDLNKGLQSIRQPIVHKLPEHCPLDGFLAGTRWYAVAQLHFLNRRTPAISLDRHHLSYYAFRDRERNWLDCPVTLVIPEKDYRREDYQDLIAMDKVMPIPLKLHASRKYLAVMGRLIAGPEKVLEPHAPMALHARRP